ACAAACAAACTGATGGTGTGAAAAGGTAGCAGGGGTCATGGGGTTGAGCcagcattttacagtttgtcttCTTTGTATCGTAAAAACCCAAAACTCTGTAATAtccaaagaaataaaagatgcaGAAAAGTGACCCAGGTTTCTGCCAAAGAAAAACTCCCAGTTACAACTGTAGCTTGGTGATGTATTCAAACATAGGCAGGTAGCAGTGTTTGGGGTGAGGGTTCAGGCTTTTGTCATGCATTAGGTCTCTTTGCACATGGTGAAGTAAGTGGGATTTAAAAAGCTGGAAGTTGAAAATGAATTTGAGTTGACTCGGTGTGTTTTGACCTATTTGTAATCAGTTGAGCAAATTTGTCGTGCGCTCAAAAAGAACGTTGATTGCTGTGGCACTTCTGTACATATCTAATACCAACAGTGCTTAATCTGTATTCTGCTGACTTCCAAGTAATGCAGGAAGACTTCAGTAgcatgtaaatgtatgtaaaatgtctttttgatGCTGATTTGTAGTCTCCCGGATTGAGGGAGAAGTAGAaaatcttcctctgtgtgtttgacttttctGCTGAATTATGTTCTGAGCTGTCTTCACAGTTAAATCCGACGTCCACGTTTTTCAGTTTGAGTAGTTTATAGATCCTTGGCAAACAGGAACAAGTGACATTTATTCCTGCCATTGTTACaagttctttttttcctgtttcatttttatttttatacatttttaagacAGTGCACTATTGTGCAAGAAACAGTGCACCAGTTTCCGTTCATGAGTAAAATATAAGTTTCTTACAGCTTCACTGTCATTGTAAGGTCGTTATAATACCAATGCCAGCTTAGAAATTCAACTGAAAAGCTGAACTCACTGTGATATCACCACCTCTCTTTGTAGTTGACTCCATTtcttaatttataattaatgtgTCCACCATGAAATATTTAGCAACAAGAGCACTTAAAACAAGATGGATTTCTACTGGAACGACTACCCGAGACATCACCGCTGTAATCTTTTGGTCATATAAGCACCACAGTTAATGTTATTGTAATGGCCTTATCATTCAGACTGTGCAGTGTTACAGACAGCTCATTCAGATAGATAGATCATTCAGATAGCATCGTGTCTCCCCTCTGTGAGAAAGATAGGCAGTGAGGCGCAGCAGAATGGGAAGGACATTGGATTGCAGGCAGCAACTGGGGAGAAGGAgatttggaggaaaaaaaagttgtcGGTTACAGTTCATCTATCCCTGCTTAATGGTGAGTGATATCAGAGCGTGAGACTGATGTTGGTTCGGAGGGGTTTGATCCAAGTGAGGCTTTGCTGGGCTAGTTTCTGCTTCTTAATGCAGCCAGATTCTAGCCAAGGTCCCTCTGAGACATTGTAACCCTCATCAGATCCTTTTGaactctgaaaaagaaacattcgCTTTAAATGTGCTCTTGAAATTCTCTGTAAAATCTGTTCCAGTTGGAGTTTTTGGCAGTGTTGgcactttattatttacagcCTCTCCTGGCCCTCCACTTCCTGCTGGATGATGGGTGATTCATGATGGATCCACACTGCGACATTTTCATACTGCTTAGTGTCACTCTGATCCCTCCCCTCCAATGGGGGCATCctgctcagctgctgctcttcctcaaCGCTCCGACAGAGCTGGAAAATGACTAACCAGAGAAGACCTGCTGTAGGATCTGTAGAGTGGGAGGCTTGTCTGTACAGTTCCCTTCAGGGTCATCTTAGgtctactgctgctgctggagggaATCTTGGCTCTGACACAagcctgtacacacacacacacacacacacacacacacacacaaccctaTCCAAATGCCCAGACACGTAAAAATTTTATAACCTCATCAGAGTCAGGGATGCTTGAAAATGTGAGTAGAGCTCTATCTAATGTGCCTGCTGGACCCTTTTTATGGCCTGCATTAACTTATGTGCATATCTCGTTTGCATGGGCTGTGATTTCACTAAGGTGGGTGGTGGTCTGTGTCTGCTTCGCTCATTTGTGCCTCAACCAAGAGGTCACAAAACAGCGCACATTAATCAGTAAGTGCGTTCCGCTTCAGGTTAAAGGCTAGTCAATTGACTTTTCCTTCAGATCTTTTGGTTCCCTAATGGTGGAGTGACACGTGTGGGGTTGCAACACACAGCCCTCTACAGCATATACTGTGAGATCAGCGTTCAAAGTTATGATGCACATTTATTTGGGACATTTTGTGCTAGGCGTTCGGAGTCTCATTATAGTGTTCAttatatttctttctgtctgctttCTGCAGCGTCTGCAGGTTTTTGTGAGATGTCCTCCTCTCGtatgtatttcttttctttgacaaGCTACAGTAATTAGAGCTGCAGAGTTGAATAGAtgctttcaaacacacattaacacacacgcacacctcTCCTCATtcattgctctctctctctctctccctccgaTGTTTTGTTGATAAAGAGATGTTCACCTTTAAGAACCCGTCAGCAGGATCAATCTACAGTGCCCTTTACACGGGCTAATCACAAAGCCTATGTGGGAGCATGGATGTAGATTGTGTGCCAGTTTATGATGTACCTACTCATTATGGGCAGTACCTTTCTGTGCTCTGTCAGTCTTTAATGCACTCAGTCTCAGAGAAAGTCGGTTATGCAAAAAATGTTCCCTTCCTACGCATACCCATTTTCTAACATTCAATTTGAAGCTGTCTTATAATTATGTTAATGTACAGAAGCAGCTTATAATAACAGGcgactttaaaaaaaaaaacacattgcattATCGGGTGTCATCTTCAGAGTGATGTTATATAGTTCAATTGGTAGTCTCCCTtccactgaaaacactgtgctTCCCTATTAGCTATAAACATCATTTTTCAGCAGTCTTTGGACACACAAactgttccctctctctctggaAGAAAAAGACTATCATCAACTCTGTTCCCAACGGCAAGTACCCCAgctgtgatgaaatgtgtgttgTCCATGCTAAAAGCAAATGTTAACAGCAAATTAGACCCACTACAGTCGAACAGTGAAATCGACAAATGATGCAGCCTTTTTAAGGTCACTATATGGGCAGGACGACACAATTATTTATCATCCTGAAGTTAAGATTTTTGCCGACTGGTGTGACACAAACCAGCTGATCCTAAATGTAAAAAGCTCCAGTTAACAGCGGCTGTAAATCAGTTGGATTGACAGCGGTAGGGCTGTTTCCCTCATGTGGATCAATGtagtagttaaaaaaaaaaaattatcacgGACCCTAAAACAGTTGGGGATCGAAGACCAGTAGTGACCAACAACCGACCAATCATACCAGTCCAGTCCTACAAAAACCAGGATGTTTATATTGACAGTAGCATGACCTGAATTACTCAAATTAATGGGGTCTGCCTCCTACTTCACCACAGACTGCATATTTTCAGCAGATTACATTTTCGTGGTGTGAACCAAAACATTACACAATCAACACAAAATGGTCAGAATCATGATAGCCTTCAGTCCGCTCCTTAAAGCAGACCGGCGAGGACAGTCCCGTGTGATCCTCCCCACAATGTGAACTTTACCTTCTGGGAGATGTTAAAGAGTTCCTCCATGTAAATTGAACAGGTTTAAGATTGGGTGCctgaatattattttaaaatgtgtatggTAATATCATTTCAGTCTTTAAATAGGTTTGTTCTGTATGCGTATGCCACACCTGCTTGTTTGTGTGGATCTGTGTACTCTGCTGCTTTGCTCTTCTGGTGTTGCAAAGTGGAGCCTACCACAGGGACATTATATTCAGGTGAATGAAAAGAGCCGGCAGGAAATCATGAATATCGCCTTTTTTCTCGTCACGCTGGAAGCCAGCAGAACATTACTGCACATTTCTCCATTGGTGCTGTTGACACGGCTTCATCTTTTGTGAAACCCTTCccattctctctgtctgaggTTGAACTGATAAAGAAGAAGGAGACATTGGCATTGATTATCTCACCTTTTTATTCCCCCTGAATTGAGAACAAAGCAGGTTTAAGATTGTTGCTCGAATGTGTGTCACCAGGAGGAGCCTAATGAGATGTCGACTGTCAGGAGGATTTCTTTGTAACTAATTGGTCTCTGAGAAAAGAAAGCAGTGCTGATTGTAGCACAGAACATGTGCCACTATGCTCTAAAACCATTTGCCTAATTCTGTGCAGAGAGTGTGCATTTAGCTGTATGATGATGATCAACATCTTAACAATTTGTGCCTTTGTAAAAAGATACACCACAGTCAATCTATCTGCTCTTATCAGACAGTGTTTGACATTGCAGAGTTGGTATTCTAGTCTTTTCATTATTGTTGTCATGAAACAAGCACAAGCAACAAGAAACTGACCAATGTAACAAGCTCTTATTCCACCCTAGAAATCCTATTGTTATCCAGAAACACATTGTCGaggcacatacagtaagtgCCTTGGGTGACATATTCCTCCCTTGAACATGGGtcctgtagtttattttgagtcaATTCTACTCACCCACACATCAGAGTGATACATACTGAGTAGTGCTCTAAATCTGTGGCTGAATATAGTTCCCAACAAGAGTCCTGGTTGGATGACATTTGTGAAATTATACTGCATCCGAATGTCCAAGAAAATTATTCTTTCAAAATGAAAGTATCCAAAACCTGTTTCTGAGATTTTTGTCTTTGGTAGAGACTGTGGTCTGTTTGGTCTGAACGTCAGAAAGCACTGAGATACTGTTTGCTTTGTAGCTGTACTgtagcattgtgtgtgtgtaatgactGTCTTGTactataatgttttttaaagtcagAAGTATATTGTGATcagggtttatttttttttacttctgtgttacagtatatatattttttatagttttattttttgaagtGAAGAATAAATATAGTGAACTACATAGTAAAGAGGAAATTATTTTGGACACAGTGATTATCATtatttgcagaaaaaaatgcaaaatgtagaATAATGTCAACCTCATCCTTTATATCTGTGGTTAATTATGCAACAGTGGATCTTTTTCTCTTCGCCTTTGTTCTCTGTTCATGACTTCTGCCTGACCTCTAAGTGACTCAATTGTGCCAAATCTTTCCTCCTGTACACTGCTTAAACTGAAAGTGGTGCAGGCATAAAGCTGGACAATTGGAGGCAATTGGGATGCTCTGGTGCAATATTAGAATCTGACTGATGGGGTTTGCTCCAAAAGCAATCATGATCATGGGTTCTCCTGGGAAGTGTATAAACAGGATCATACTGATGAGTCTGGAGTTGGTGTGTGGGCGTTAATCAACTGGGATTGGAACCAGACACATATGCCAAACTGCTTTTTGTGCAGCTCATCTTACAGTCAGTAATACAGTCAACATCCCATCAGAGTTCACTGAATGGCCTCATAAAGCTGGACCTATTGCCTTCTCAGGCCTTGTTAATCCAACAAAAGTCCGTACCCACAATGTTATGCATAAATGATGAAGGCAGACAACCGTCTCTCTGCATGATAAGGTGGagagtgagtgtatgtgtggaAATCAGCAAGTGTTCACGTGCTAGTTGGCTCAAAGATTAAAGGACCTCACTGTTAATGCAGGGATGAATATAGGTGAAGCCACGCGTCAACTATTCCCCATCTGAATCTGACAGCTCCTCTAAATGTCAACCAGGCTCAATGAGTGGTTGTTTCAAAACATCATCAAGTTGTCAGAAGCTTTGGGAGCCGGTGGTGGAGCTTCACTGGCACTTTAAGCTCCAACAGCGACCAGCCAATCTTCAATTGCCTTTTACTAGTTTGACACATTTCatgaaaatgactaaaagtTCCTTGGTAATAATTTTTCAGATAGTGCTTCTGTTTTCATGTGGAAGAAGAAACAGCTAAAAGGACTGTGGTGTTTCCTAAAGAAGGCAGCaagggtgtgtttgtgcagtcaAGCATGTAATTTGCTCCTGCCTACCTGTTACTGAGGGTGGAGGTCTGCGCACAGAGAGCgtaaacacacacgtgcaagAAATGGCTTCTTTTGGGGGAAATGCGTTGGGGAAGGAAAAATACGTGTTCCTCAATGCACAGAGACTGTGATTGTGTGCGCGTGCATACAGAAGGGATTACAGCCGGAGGAGTATCTGGACACTTATTGAGTCCGCAGAGTCTCGACAGGGAAACGTGATTGTGTTACATATCTGGGGCCACACCAAACTCACCCGCCACACATATACAGACTCCCAGAGATAGAGGGAGAGTACTATAAATATAGCAGTGGGAGCAGCACAGCCTGTGGTGTTGGTAATACCACCTGTATATATGTGcacattcacagaaacacacacacacacacacacacacacacacattcccaccTCAGGACCTGATGGAGTGTGAAGCTCGGAGCACAGTTCAGAATGCCAATGTAGCTCTCTATTAGGTTGGGAATAATTCATGTGAAGAGTCTCTGGGTTTTTGCCGTCGTATCATTCAATCCAAGCTCAccttttttttcaacttttaaaatgtggttGGTCACAACTACACGAATACCCGGCCAAGTGTACAGCATTCACGTGTTTGTATGGGTTCTGACTGCTACATCCTGTTTTTCTAGACTTGAAGGTTGCTCTGAGGCTGCGTTTGACTGAATTAATATACAGGCTTATGTGTATTCATGAtgtttctaaaaatgaaaatactgcaCAGAATAACCTCTGCTCTACTGCCAACCATGACAATCTTGCAGTGCATTTGAATAATTGGATACGTGAAAGAACAGTGCAGTGCGAGTCTTTCCTGCTGGATTTTGTGCCAGTTTTATTCAGATCCTGTTTGGATGTATATGACTTATTTATCATATTCATAATCATGAGATTTAAGGGCAGGATATCAACTTTAATTTGGGAGTGTTTTCAGCTGAAATTATCATTGTGTGTGAGCTTGATAAGAACATTAACCTCTGAATTGAAATCTAAAAAGCCTGGAATTTAATTTTCAGCTAATGGCTGCGCTATTACAAATGCTTTATATCAAGCTTGTGGAAAGTGCCCTTGTCATGCTGTCGTGTTCATATCTGTTGTTGTGCAGACTGTGCTGAACTCACGTTATTTGATTTTCCTCTTGGCAGACAAATGTGAATGTCAAACTGAGGATTTCTGACCTTGAAGGCTGCTTGTTGCAACTTTTTCTATGGTCACTAAATCACAAAATACATTCAGAACTAATGACATTCCTATCAGCCTCAATTGTACTTTGTGTACAAAATTTCTAAATGCCATACTGTAGAAGAACAATGTGTGATAAGTTTATACTTTGCATCAAACATTCACATCCcgttttttttacctttgaccTCCACAGCCTCTGAAGATGCACTGCAGGACTTGTGCCCTGGTGACCAGCTCTGGCCATCTGACCGGTAGCAAGAGGGGTGAAGAAATCGACGGCAGTGAGTGTGTGATCCGTATGAATGACGCTCCCAGTGTAGGCTATCAACAGGACGTTGGCAGGCGCACAAGCCTCCGTGTTGTAGCGCATTCCAGCCTGCAGAGAGTCATGCGGAGCCGGCAGGAGCTGCTTAACGCGAGCCAAGACACGGTGTTCATCTTCTGGGGGCCAAGCAGCTGCATGAGAAAGGATGGAAAAGGCCATGTTTACAACAACCTCAGGCTGTTAAACCAGCTCCTGCCCAAACTTAAAATCTACACTATATCCTGGATCAAGATGATGAAGTTTGATGAACTATTTAAAAAGGAAACGGGGATTGATAGGTAAGTGATCACAGTATCAGTCCTTGTTGTGTGAGGTATGTATTTAAAGTGGAGCAATATGCAAATCGGTGCACAAGAAAAAAGGTGAAACACACCACACAAAACCTCTGCCATCGTTGTCATCAGTTTTAGGCACTTTAAAGTGAAATTTGCTGTGAGTTGTGAGTACACTACACAGTTTACAATGGGTTTTTAACAGATTCATTCTGATCCAAATacagttttgcattttactAAATATGAACAAAAGCAACAGATGCAAGACTCAAACATGTGTGGCACGGATACCTGCACCGTACAAAAGCGACTGACATAATATACAGACAGTGGATTTGAATCCGGCTATTCATATAAACTCATTTGCATATGAACAGTAAGCCCGCAGGATGATAAGAGGATGTTGCATTTGAATTGATAATCCAATCAATTCTGCATAATAAGCATAATCAGTGTTACAACAAATGTCTTACTTCTTTTATTGTTGCGTACAAAGCGTTGGAACAAAGGAAGTCTCTCTTTAATTGGCATTTTTGCCTGTAAAACGTGAAGATTACTGAAGGagaattttttaaataaagctttgCTGTTTGGATTGTGTCTCATTTGATCAGTTGGTTCCTTGGAAGAAGCGAGTGCTCAAGAATATTTACACCATACACGTGTGGATTTACTAGAAATGTTGATCCTTTCTTGTCTTCCAGGAAGAGTTCCAACTCCTGGCTGAGTACCGGCTGGTTCACCATGGCCATAGCCCTGGAGCTGTGTGACAGGATCAACGTGTACGGCATGGTGCCCCCTGATTTCTGCAGGTAAGATTATTTgggtctttgtgttttctgtcctcCTTCCAGGTCTTCATAGTCATGGGGCTGCAGTCCGTTGGTGGCACCTGGAGGTTGCACAATATCCATCCTGATATATCTTTATTCTTCATGTGTCTCATTGTGATTGTCCATAATGTAAAACTACGTGACTGCTCTGTTTCGGACACAAGGTATCTATTGCGTATCTGCCCATCCTGGAGGAGGGATGCCTCCTGAGGCCCTTATCCAGTTTAAGGGTCTCAGCACAAAGGACACTGCATGTTATGCTGTAAAGCCATAACAACTTGAATTCATAACTTGTGTTGTATGGTCATGTTTTATAATGTTGGGGACATCACGAAAGcctgttgttgttatatttttatgaaTTAAACTTGACACACTGCTCAAATACCAAGACTTTTGTGTCCTTGTGTCATaagttgttaataaatatttcagaagTAAATTTGACTGACATAAAAATTGTGACACCATTGATGAGTTGTTCTCTTCACCTTCCTGTAGCAGCTCTTGAATTATATATCCAAGACACTATCTTGGCTTGTCCTCACCACTAGAATTTTCAGTTTGTCACTTCTTGTTTGAGCAAGAGGGGCAAATAGTGCATGAAGAGGAGGGGACGCTCTTTTCTATTGCAGCTCCGCTCTATGATTTACCGTCTGCTAACAACATTGGTGTACGTTGATGGAAAAATCTCGTGCATCTTTAATGACGTTTTCAGCTTGTAACGACAATATAAAATTGACTCCCTGCGGAGACCTTTATGTTCAGGCCGTTGGGCTGGTGAATGACTGTGATTTTAGCACCAGAGAAAACATTGATTTTGACATtctgcaataataataacacattcCACTGAATAGGTTGAAATTACAGATGTTTAATTTGCCCTTGTAACCCAGTTCACTCCGAACAGGAGAATGATTTGGCTGATATTGTTCTCACATGAAGGGCACAAAGGACATTTTGGAACATTTGGATATTCATACAGAAAAGCAGCCCAGATTGAAGTGACTCTCAAGTGGCTGAGTCTTCCACTGAGCTTGTTGTGACTGTATCAGAGGAATAAGATGGTGTATAATGAACACGTATGTGAGCCCAGATTCTTCTGttccttctgttttcctttgttcCTGTTTCTAGTTCTTCCCCACTGTGACTGgcttcctctcctttcctcctctccccaCGTCTCATAATTATTTTCACACAATTTCCACATCCCTACCTCACACTTTGGATTTCATGCTTTTTCACGCTttgctcctctgtctcctcttctcctgcGTAGATCCTCCTCCCACCCCTCTGTGCCGTATCATTACTACGAACCCTTGGGGGCAGAAGAATGCTCAATGTATCTGTCCCACGAGAGGAGCCGACGAGGAAGCCACCATCGCTTCATCACAGAGAAGACGGTGTTTGCAAACTGGGCTCGAACCCTTGACATTCACTTCTACCAGCCAGACTGGAAGCCCACATCTGTCATCACCAACATGAACAGCTCGTATGCTCCGGCTCCAGCTGGATCCTGAGAACTCTTGCTGGAGATGAGCCCTAGTGTGGAATATATGTGTTGACAGTTTCCAGCGGATTCCCTCTCTGGTGAATGTAAACGTATGAGACAGCAGTAGTACAGCGCGAGCTGCTGTTGGGGCTGTTAGCCGACTGCCTAAGCAGCTTGGCAGAATGGGATCATTGCATAATAGCAGCACAAAGCCTCAACAATGATTTGGAAGTGTAACTATAACAGGATGAATTTCCTACTGAAATCAAAGCTGTGGATGTTGACTTGAGAGTGTGCTTTTAATCAGTGTAGAGCTGCTTTAGTAACACTTGATCTGTCAGAGGGGAAACAGACAGCGAAGAAAAACTGAATACAAATTCACTGAGGACACTGGGGTCATGAGGTCATTGTGTTATCACGGAGATTGTGAATTTATAATCACCTAGGAAGAGTTTCTATcctgcagtcacacacaaatgGGTTTTTTCGAAGCTGAATTatcttaaaacacacaaagtagCAGTGACAACAGAgataacaaaacaacataactATTAATGCGAATTTAACTGGTGCCAGTGATTAAACCAGCTGCAGTAGACAAATACAGCGCAGACATGTAGGTCTGTACTGCGGTGAATTTAACCCATAAGAGCACACAGTGACGCAGGGGTCACCAACACGTTTTTCCGGCAGCGTAGCATGCAACATGGAGTACTGGATGCCATGTTGTGCAGGACAGTTTTGCTTTGTCAAGtggagtatgtgtttttatccaggtgTAATTAGGGTGTAGTTTACTCCTTTTGATTGGGTGTCACAACACTGTCCTGCTATCTGCAACAACTAAgctaagtaagtaagtaagctaaaaaaaaaaaaaaaaaacctgtattacttatattatactgtgtgaTGGTATTGTATGAATAAAAGGACATGCTGTGGAGATACACCAAATATTGCCATATTGGATATTGGAACAACGCAAGTAACATTTACTATCATCAGCCAAAATGAAGTAATATTAAGTGCAATGATgtcaaacagagaagaaaatctatggaaataaactgtacaaaatGTAACTGAACAATAAAATGTGAGTAGAATTTACTGTAGAAtaatctttacttt
This genomic window from Anabas testudineus chromosome 4, fAnaTes1.2, whole genome shotgun sequence contains:
- the st6galnac5b gene encoding alpha-N-acetylgalactosaminide alpha-2,6-sialyltransferase 5b, which gives rise to MKMKIKVCQGVSGIIIITMVTSFMLVYNSSSGDTSSSSASTSSSSHLLEAPVSSTKKTERLQRPPKTTLDGYTGVMDHKPLKMHCRTCALVTSSGHLTGSKRGEEIDGSECVIRMNDAPSVGYQQDVGRRTSLRVVAHSSLQRVMRSRQELLNASQDTVFIFWGPSSCMRKDGKGHVYNNLRLLNQLLPKLKIYTISWIKMMKFDELFKKETGIDRKSSNSWLSTGWFTMAIALELCDRINVYGMVPPDFCRSSSHPSVPYHYYEPLGAEECSMYLSHERSRRGSHHRFITEKTVFANWARTLDIHFYQPDWKPTSVITNMNSSYAPAPAGS